A single region of the Salvia splendens isolate huo1 chromosome 18, SspV2, whole genome shotgun sequence genome encodes:
- the LOC121776086 gene encoding DNA damage-repair/toleration protein DRT100-like, with the protein MTSNVSLAAVAAVLLALTAAASACTPADREALLSFKSALDERYLGIFKSWSGNDCCTNWYGVSCDPESNRVADIVLRGESEDPIFEKAGRSGYMSGSISPSLCRLDRLTTLILADWKDISGPIPPCITSLPNLRILDLIGNKITGQIPTDIGKLRRLTVLNVADNQISGPLPSSIVDLNSLMHLDLSNNRLSGDIPSDIGKLSMMSRALLSRNHLTGSIPASLAGIYRLADLDLSMNQISGSIPAQLGSMPVLSTLNLDGNLLTGPIPAGLLSNSGLNIVNLSRNGLEGNLPDVFGPKTYFTAIDLSCNNLRGAIPKSLSSAKYIGHLDLSHNHLCGPIPNGSPFDHLEASSFANNDCLCGMPLRTC; encoded by the coding sequence ATGACGTCAAACGTCTCACTCGCCGCCGTAGCAGCGGTGCTCCTAGCTCTAACTGCGGCGGCGAGCGCCTGCACGCCGGCTGACCGGGAAGCCCTGCTATCCTTCAAATCCGCCCTAGACGAGCGCTATTTAGGCATTTTCAAGTCGTGGTCGGGCAACGACTGCTGCACCAACTGGTACGGCGTCAGCTGCGACCCCGAGTCCAACCGCGTCGCCGACATCGTCCTCCGCGGCGAGTCCGAGGATCCTATCTTCGAGAAAGCCGGCCGCTCCGGCTACATGTCCGGCTCCATCTCCCCCTCCCTCTGCCGCCTCGACCGCCTCACCACCCTCATCCTCGCCGACTGGAAGGACATCTCCGGCCCCATCCCCCCCTGCATCACCTCCCTCCCCAATTTGCGGATCCTCGACCTAATCGGCAACAAAATCACCGGCCAAATCCCTACCGACATCGGCAAACTCCGTCGCCTCACCGTCCTCAACGTCGCCGACAATCAAATCTCCGGTCCTCTCCCCTCCTCAATCGTCGATCTAAACAGCTTAATGCACCTGGATCTCAGCAACAACAGGCTCTCCGGCGATATCCCCTCCGACATCGGGAAACTGTCGATGATGAGCCGCGCTCTCCTCAGCCGGAACCACCTCACCGGTTCGATCCCGGCCTCCCTCGCCGGTATTTATAGACTGGCCGATTTGGATTTGTCAATGAACCAGATCTCCGGTTCAATCCCGGCTCAGCTCGGTTCAATGCCGGTTCTCTCCACTCTAAACTTGGACGGGAATCTATTAACCGGACCGATCCCGGCCGGTTTGCTTTCCAACTCGGGTTTAAACATTGTGAATTTGAGCCGGAACGGTTTGGAGGGAAACCTACCCGATGTGTTTGGCCCGAAAACTTATTTTACCGCCATCGATTTGTCTTGCAATAATTTGAGAGGCGCGATTCCGAAATCGTTGTCGTCGGCGAAGTACATCGGCCACTTGGATCTGAGCCACAACCACCTCTGCGGCCCGATCCCAAACGGCTCGCCGTTTGATCATCTAGAAGCTTCCTCCTTCGCCAACAACGATTGTTTGTGCGGAATGCCGTTGCGCACTTGTTAA